In Chloroflexota bacterium, a genomic segment contains:
- a CDS encoding SpoIIE family protein phosphatase produces the protein MASFLRRLSQIFFRKSNGAARDQAFAATSARGAVTPFDLDIAPDDPLLAYLQQSSNAVEVGRVNLESAALRALKQAGVKVVVPLVSQGELIGLLNLGPRLGEQEYSSGDFNLLDNLATQAAPAVRVAQLVQQQQFQAQERERMAQELRVARLIQQTLLPKQLPHVAGWRLAVHYQPAREVGGDLYDFFELPDGRLVIAVGDVTDKGVPAALVMATTRAVLRGAARRELSPSEALERSNNLLCPEMPPAMFVTCLYAILDPTTGRLQYANAGHNPPYRRHDGAADELRATGMPLGLMPGMKYEEKETVLVPGDSVLLYSDGLIEAHNARREMFGFAHLRELVAQHASGSSTLLPFLMEQLRQFSGAGWEQEDDITMLMLERLHFTDADRRDLKTRDEFTLPSEPGNERVAMARVANVARGLGLPNAQLDRLKTAVAETTMNAIEYGNRNHADVPVEIRVAASDELLAIYITDQGTGVPGGEPPTPNLEAKLAGLQSPRGWGLFLIKKMVDEMNVIAGDKHTVELIVRIKDG, from the coding sequence GCGACGATTGAGCCAGATTTTTTTTCGCAAGTCGAACGGCGCGGCGCGCGACCAAGCGTTCGCGGCTACATCCGCGCGCGGGGCAGTGACGCCGTTTGACCTGGATATCGCGCCGGACGATCCACTCCTCGCGTATTTACAGCAGAGCTCGAACGCGGTCGAAGTGGGGCGCGTGAATCTCGAATCGGCGGCATTGCGCGCGTTGAAACAAGCCGGCGTCAAGGTCGTCGTGCCGCTCGTCAGTCAAGGCGAGTTGATCGGTTTGTTGAACCTGGGTCCGCGTTTGGGCGAGCAAGAGTATTCGAGCGGCGATTTCAATTTGCTCGACAATTTGGCGACGCAAGCCGCGCCGGCGGTGCGCGTGGCGCAATTGGTGCAGCAGCAACAGTTCCAAGCGCAAGAGCGCGAGCGCATGGCGCAAGAGTTACGCGTAGCGCGCTTGATTCAGCAAACCTTGTTGCCCAAGCAACTCCCGCACGTCGCCGGGTGGCGGCTCGCGGTGCATTATCAACCGGCGCGCGAAGTCGGCGGCGACCTCTATGATTTTTTCGAATTGCCGGATGGACGGCTGGTTATCGCGGTGGGCGATGTGACGGACAAGGGCGTGCCCGCCGCGCTCGTGATGGCGACGACGCGCGCGGTGTTGCGCGGCGCGGCGCGGCGCGAACTTTCGCCGAGCGAGGCGCTGGAACGTTCGAACAATTTGCTTTGCCCGGAAATGCCGCCCGCGATGTTCGTCACGTGTCTCTATGCGATTCTCGATCCGACGACCGGACGCTTGCAGTACGCGAACGCCGGACACAATCCGCCGTACCGCCGGCACGACGGCGCGGCGGACGAGTTGCGCGCGACCGGGATGCCCCTTGGGCTGATGCCGGGAATGAAGTACGAAGAAAAAGAAACCGTGCTCGTCCCCGGCGATAGTGTTCTGCTGTACAGCGACGGTTTGATCGAAGCGCACAACGCGCGGCGTGAGATGTTTGGTTTCGCGCACTTGCGTGAGCTGGTCGCGCAACACGCGTCCGGTAGTTCGACGTTGTTGCCGTTTTTGATGGAGCAGTTACGCCAATTCAGCGGCGCGGGCTGGGAACAGGAAGACGATATCACCATGCTGATGCTGGAACGTTTGCATTTTACCGATGCCGACCGACGCGATTTGAAAACGCGCGACGAATTTACGTTGCCGAGTGAGCCAGGAAACGAACGCGTCGCGATGGCGCGCGTCGCGAATGTCGCGCGCGGGCTGGGTTTGCCGAACGCGCAACTCGACCGCCTCAAGACGGCGGTCGCGGAGACGACGATGAACGCGATCGAGTACGGCAATCGCAATCATGCGGATGTGCCGGTGGAAATTCGCGTTGCCGCGTCGGACGAGTTGCTCGCGATTTACATCACCGATCAAGGCACGGGTGTGCCCGGCGGCGAACCGCCCACGCCGAACCTCGAAGCGAAACTCGCCGGTCTGCAATCGCCGCGCGGCTGGGGTTTGTTCCTCATCAAAAAAATGGTTGATGAGATGAACGTCATCGCAGGGGACAAGCACACCGTCGAACTGATCGTCCGCATCAAGGATGGGTGA
- a CDS encoding STAS domain-containing protein, translating to MDPSPFAAKVRALSRMRAIEMSGEIDGSQSDQLMALFNQVVIQKPSAVLLDFTEIGYINSKGIAAIVAMLTRAQLAQVRLLACGLSEHYREIFQITRLSDFIEIYSDQATAMNSVK from the coding sequence ATGGATCCAAGTCCGTTTGCGGCGAAGGTGCGCGCATTATCGCGAATGCGCGCCATCGAAATGTCAGGCGAGATTGACGGCTCGCAAAGCGATCAACTGATGGCGCTATTCAATCAAGTGGTGATCCAAAAACCGTCCGCGGTTCTTTTAGATTTTACAGAGATTGGGTACATCAATAGCAAAGGTATTGCGGCAATTGTGGCGATGTTGACCCGCGCGCAACTCGCCCAAGTCCGTCTGTTGGCGTGCGGCTTGAGCGAGCACTATCGAGAGATTTTTCAAATTACGCGGCTGTCTGATTTTATCGAAATTTATTCGGATCAGGCGACGGCAATGAATTCCGTCAAGTAA
- a CDS encoding STAS domain-containing protein gives MAGKATVTARNVREGVSILDIQGEINAFAENALMDAYTQATSANARVIILNFTGLEYMNSSGIGLLVTLLIRVNRQKQKLLTYGLNEHYQQIFGLTRLNEAIRICLSESDALANA, from the coding sequence ATGGCAGGGAAAGCGACGGTCACGGCGCGCAACGTGCGCGAAGGAGTGAGCATTCTCGACATTCAGGGTGAGATCAACGCGTTCGCGGAGAACGCGCTGATGGATGCGTACACGCAAGCGACGAGCGCGAACGCGCGGGTGATCATTTTGAATTTCACCGGCTTGGAGTACATGAACAGTTCCGGCATCGGTCTCTTGGTAACACTGCTCATTCGCGTGAATCGGCAGAAACAGAAATTGTTGACGTACGGACTCAACGAACACTATCAGCAAATTTTTGGACTGACGCGCTTGAACGAAGCGATTCGCATCTGCCTTTCGGAAAGCGATGCGCTGGCGAACGCGTGA
- a CDS encoding cyclase family protein, producing the protein MKIYDISIPMTPTMPTYPGDPTVSIEPVLRIAHGDNANVSRLTFGNHTGTHVDPPVHFIPGGKTVDQLDLNTLVGSARVVDLTRVKKIITAADLERARIPRRVTRVLFKTRNSAMWRRAGFQKDFIALAPDAAVWLVARGVKLVGIDYLSVEAFGVPEPATHRTLLGAGVIAVEGLNLSGITAGTYKLVCLPINVQGGDGSPARAILIEE; encoded by the coding sequence ATGAAAATCTATGACATCTCAATTCCAATGACGCCGACGATGCCGACGTATCCCGGCGATCCCACCGTGAGCATCGAGCCGGTTTTGCGAATCGCGCACGGTGATAATGCGAATGTCTCGCGCTTGACGTTTGGCAATCACACTGGCACGCACGTAGACCCGCCAGTGCATTTCATTCCCGGCGGCAAGACGGTTGACCAACTCGATTTGAACACGCTCGTTGGTTCCGCGCGCGTCGTAGACTTGACGCGCGTAAAAAAGATCATTACTGCCGCCGATTTGGAACGCGCGCGGATTCCGCGCCGTGTGACGCGCGTGCTCTTCAAAACGCGTAACTCGGCGATGTGGCGACGCGCGGGCTTTCAAAAAGATTTTATCGCGCTCGCGCCCGACGCGGCAGTGTGGCTGGTCGCGCGCGGGGTTAAGCTGGTCGGCATTGATTACCTCAGCGTCGAAGCGTTCGGCGTACCAGAACCGGCAACGCACCGCACGTTGCTGGGCGCGGGAGTGATTGCGGTTGAGGGATTGAACTTGAGCGGGATCACGGCGGGAACGTACAAACTGGTGTGCTTGCCGATTAACGTGCAAGGTGGCGATGGTAGTCCGGCGCGCGCGATCTTGATCGAGGAATGA
- a CDS encoding aldolase translates to MRENVVRAMLKRGESVYGMMISEFDSPVIPVIMADAGLDFVILDMEHGSFTLTSALHILQMARLANITPLVRVPDGMYHVIAPVLDAGAQGIVVPRVETREVAERSIAAMRYPPLGVRGIYGGKANNDYQPVKLMEYTRHANDNILAIIQIESKTAVERADELLATPGLDGVLVGPWDLASSLGIDPSDAMVETMVQRALDATKRHHVACGIHVGDPRVIKQWQARGMTFLSCLGDLEMLRNAAYALNKALRG, encoded by the coding sequence ATGCGAGAAAATGTAGTGCGCGCGATGCTCAAACGCGGCGAGTCCGTGTACGGCATGATGATCTCCGAGTTCGACAGCCCGGTGATTCCGGTCATTATGGCAGATGCAGGGCTAGACTTTGTCATTCTCGACATGGAGCACGGCTCGTTCACGTTGACGAGTGCGTTGCACATTTTGCAAATGGCGCGCCTGGCGAACATTACGCCACTCGTGCGCGTGCCGGATGGGATGTACCACGTCATCGCGCCAGTGCTCGATGCGGGCGCGCAAGGCATCGTCGTGCCGCGCGTCGAAACGCGCGAGGTCGCCGAACGTTCCATCGCGGCGATGCGCTATCCGCCGCTTGGCGTGCGCGGCATCTACGGCGGTAAGGCGAACAATGATTACCAGCCGGTTAAGTTGATGGAGTACACGCGTCACGCGAACGACAACATCCTCGCGATCATTCAAATCGAATCGAAAACCGCGGTCGAACGCGCGGACGAATTGCTCGCGACCCCAGGTCTGGACGGTGTGCTCGTCGGACCCTGGGACTTGGCATCCTCGCTCGGCATTGACCCAAGCGATGCGATGGTCGAGACGATGGTGCAACGCGCGCTCGATGCAACCAAGCGGCACCACGTCGCGTGCGGCATTCATGTCGGCGATCCCAGGGTCATCAAGCAGTGGCAAGCGCGCGGGATGACGTTTCTCTCGTGCCTCGGCGATCTCGAAATGTTGCGGAACGCCGCATACGCGCTGAACAAGGCATTGCGCGGATAA
- a CDS encoding exo-alpha-sialidase, with amino-acid sequence MRTKIALAVMLSAMMFLVFVAMPDTAPTAQSQGPANKILARQLQIERGEIKTSKHEMRISSGTMYAVLEASGELAKRAAEAKAQGHDDKRPKNLSSSGTQGCQNVFKGPDGLLNIRVNQDCSLRRQAEEVIAINPTNPRNLIAGQNDSRIGFNHCGYDWSFDGGRTWGDQVPPFWQFILADGHTADACSDPTATFDANGNAYVGGILFDINSAASAFVVVKSNAGIGGAFYHSPDASLSFQTYRDTPVGVVANDNNPNVFHDKEYIVADANASSPKKNNVYATWTRFTATNSPIYFSQSTNGGATWSPGVEISGKNTTACTVGSGTTGQPNQCDQDQGSHPIVGPDGTIYVAFGNANTPLVGVNQVLFVKCPAAANCALAASWSAPVKVGDLIDNHPTGPSAAGCPAGRQCLPPNGYRVPEFTSISTSVDKNSKLFVSWSDFRNGGGTCTGSASTATPPCDNDVFYSYSTNGGTTWSAPFNITPKSKFNASAQWQPWSAITPDGRTLYAAYYDRSYGNCETTGCNDITLARIKNPASPNPSVKYKRLTTGSMPNLTPANNPIEAGFLGDYMWVATDAKGKPYVVWADTRGLNDTVEEDIYFAQFEWDDD; translated from the coding sequence ATGCGAACCAAAATAGCGCTGGCAGTCATGCTGTCGGCGATGATGTTCTTGGTGTTCGTCGCCATGCCGGACACGGCGCCCACCGCCCAATCTCAGGGACCCGCCAACAAAATTCTTGCGCGGCAACTGCAAATTGAACGCGGCGAAATCAAGACCAGCAAACACGAAATGCGTATATCGTCTGGCACGATGTATGCTGTGCTCGAAGCGTCCGGCGAATTGGCAAAGCGCGCCGCGGAAGCGAAAGCCCAGGGTCATGACGACAAGCGCCCCAAGAACTTGTCGAGTTCCGGCACGCAAGGATGCCAGAATGTCTTCAAGGGACCGGATGGTTTGCTCAACATCCGCGTCAATCAAGACTGTTCGCTTCGCCGGCAAGCGGAAGAGGTGATCGCGATCAACCCAACGAATCCGCGCAACCTCATCGCCGGTCAGAATGATAGCCGCATCGGTTTCAACCACTGCGGCTACGACTGGTCGTTTGATGGCGGACGAACCTGGGGCGATCAAGTCCCACCCTTCTGGCAATTCATCCTAGCGGACGGGCACACCGCGGATGCGTGCAGTGATCCGACTGCCACCTTCGACGCGAACGGCAACGCCTACGTCGGCGGAATTTTGTTCGACATCAACTCAGCCGCAAGCGCATTCGTCGTCGTCAAGTCGAATGCCGGCATTGGCGGTGCGTTCTATCATTCGCCCGACGCGAGTCTGTCGTTCCAGACCTACCGCGATACGCCGGTAGGAGTCGTCGCGAACGACAATAACCCGAATGTCTTTCACGACAAAGAGTACATCGTCGCGGATGCCAACGCATCCAGTCCGAAGAAAAACAATGTCTACGCAACCTGGACGCGCTTTACCGCGACGAATAGTCCGATCTACTTTAGCCAATCTACCAATGGCGGCGCGACCTGGTCGCCCGGAGTCGAGATCAGTGGGAAAAACACCACCGCCTGCACCGTCGGCAGCGGCACGACCGGTCAACCCAACCAATGCGACCAGGATCAAGGATCGCATCCCATCGTCGGTCCGGACGGAACGATCTATGTCGCGTTCGGCAACGCGAACACACCGCTCGTCGGTGTCAATCAAGTCTTGTTCGTCAAATGTCCGGCTGCCGCGAATTGCGCGCTCGCGGCAAGTTGGAGCGCGCCAGTCAAAGTGGGAGATTTGATTGATAATCACCCGACGGGTCCGAGCGCGGCGGGCTGCCCAGCCGGTCGCCAGTGTCTCCCACCCAACGGGTATCGCGTGCCAGAGTTCACTTCGATTTCGACGTCGGTGGACAAGAACAGCAAATTGTTCGTCTCGTGGTCCGACTTTCGCAACGGGGGCGGAACATGCACCGGCTCTGCCTCCACGGCGACCCCACCCTGCGACAACGACGTGTTCTATTCCTACTCGACGAATGGCGGCACGACCTGGAGCGCGCCGTTCAACATCACCCCCAAGTCCAAGTTCAACGCGAGCGCGCAGTGGCAACCGTGGAGCGCGATAACGCCAGATGGTCGCACGCTGTACGCCGCGTACTATGATCGTTCGTACGGCAATTGCGAAACGACCGGCTGCAACGACATCACGCTCGCGCGGATCAAGAACCCCGCCTCTCCCAATCCATCCGTCAAGTACAAGAGACTGACCACCGGCTCCATGCCCAATCTCACTCCTGCAAACAACCCCATCGAAGCCGGTTTTCTCGGCGATTACATGTGGGTCGCGACGGATGCCAAAGGCAAACCATACGTCGTGTGGGCAGATACGCGCGGCTTGAACGACACGGTCGAAGAAGACATCTACTTTGCCCAATTCGAATGGGACGATGATTAG
- a CDS encoding class I SAM-dependent methyltransferase: MPSLVFDQAVSFYDKTRADPEWVANAITDSLIKLGEITTRSRVLEIGIGTGRIALPALGRGIPITGIDLSRAMMAELEKKIAGQNHRVALVQADANGLPFRDAAFDCAYAVHVYHVVANWQRALRDAWRVVKPGGHLLVNYHDHEPRAVFSRMRAKLAEMARAAGVETRRPGAQSSDELRDELNQFTKTRVVEIARWHETVVPAQMIQGLAAKSVSETWLIPDDLLARLIPRVRAWAQAELGDLSNEIIEHEKFVWIISQKLG; encoded by the coding sequence ATGCCCAGTCTCGTCTTCGACCAAGCCGTTTCGTTCTACGACAAAACGCGCGCCGATCCTGAATGGGTTGCGAACGCGATTACCGATTCGCTCATCAAACTAGGCGAGATCACAACCAGGTCACGCGTGCTGGAAATTGGTATCGGCACGGGACGCATTGCGTTGCCGGCGCTTGGACGCGGCATCCCCATCACCGGGATTGATCTGTCGCGCGCGATGATGGCAGAGTTGGAGAAAAAGATCGCGGGGCAGAATCATCGCGTCGCGCTTGTGCAAGCGGACGCGAACGGGTTGCCGTTTCGCGATGCCGCGTTCGATTGTGCGTACGCGGTGCACGTCTATCACGTCGTCGCGAATTGGCAGCGCGCATTGCGTGACGCGTGGCGCGTCGTCAAGCCAGGCGGTCATTTGCTCGTCAATTATCACGATCACGAACCGCGCGCAGTGTTCAGTCGGATGCGCGCCAAACTTGCTGAGATGGCGCGCGCCGCCGGTGTCGAGACGCGCCGACCGGGCGCGCAATCGTCGGACGAACTGCGCGATGAATTGAATCAATTCACCAAAACGCGCGTCGTCGAAATCGCGCGCTGGCATGAGACGGTTGTGCCGGCGCAAATGATTCAAGGTCTTGCCGCGAAAAGCGTGTCCGAGACCTGGCTCATTCCCGATGATTTGCTCGCGCGACTCATCCCGCGTGTACGCGCGTGGGCGCAAGCCGAGTTGGGTGATCTATCGAACGAAATCATCGAACATGAAAAATTCGTCTGGATCATTTCGCAAAAACTGGGCTGA